A genomic stretch from Caloenas nicobarica isolate bCalNic1 chromosome 3, bCalNic1.hap1, whole genome shotgun sequence includes:
- the NUP43 gene encoding nucleoporin Nup43: protein MEDVCAKFVSQKISKTRWRPLPAAALQPPDVFATGSWDNEDNRLSIWSVGDLGNVGLNGEYQGEPQLLCDIRHNGDVMDMQFLDQERIVVASSTGTVTIFRHHHNNQTLSANQRWEKAHYHVDQDTSCGGAACTGVICNNPEIVTVGEDGRINLFRADQKDAVRSIDNADSSTLHAVTFLRTNEILTVNSIGQLKIWDLRQQRNEPSQIFSLTGDRVPLHCVDRHPNQQHVVATGGQDGMLSIWDIRQGTMPVSLLNAHEAEMWEVHFHPSNPDHLFTCSEDGSLWHWDTSTDISEKPSFLHQGGRSTTYFSHNAINQSVVSAWLSNDPTKDRMEITNLIPNQTLSVNSLDVLGPCLVYGTDAEAIYVNRQLFA from the exons aTGGAGGACGTGTGCGCCAAGTTCGTGTCGCAGAAGATCAGCAAGACGCGCTGGCGGCCTctgcccgccgccgcgctccaGCCCCCCGATGTCTTCGCCACCGGCTCCTGGGACAACGAG GATAACAGGCTCTCCATTTGGTCCGTTGGAGACCTTGGAAATGTGGGCCTCAATGGTGAATATCAAGGAGAACCTCAGCTGCTGTGTGACATCAGGCACAACGGTGATGTTATGGATATGCAG TTTTTGGATCAAGAGAGAATCGTGGTTGCCTCATCAACAGGAACTGTAACTATATTCCGACATCACCACAATAACCAG ACTTTATCTGCCAACCAGCGGTGGGAGAAAGCCCATTATCATGTGGATCAAGACACATCTTGTGGCGGAGCAGCATGTACCGGGGTCATCTGCAACAACCCAGAAATTGTCACTGTTGGAGAAGATGGTAGAATAAATCTCTTCAGAGCTGACCAAAAGGATGCAGTAAGATCTATAG ACAATGCAGACAGCAGTACGCTCCATGCAGTGACTTTCCTTCGCACAAATGAGATCTTGACAGTAAATTCAATTGGACAGTTAAAAATATGGGATCTCAGACAGCAAAGAAATGAGCcatctcaaatattttcttt GACAGGTGACAGAGTTCCTCTGCACTGTGTGGACAGGCATCCCAATCAGCAGCACGTTGTGGCCACGGGGGGCCAGGATGGGATGCTGAGTATATGGGACATCAGGCAGGGTACTATGCCAGTGTCCCTGCTAAATGCTCATGAAGCAGAAA TGTGGGAAGTTCACTTCCATCCTTCCAACCCTGATCACTTATTTACGTGTTCTGAAGATGGGTCTCTTTGGCACTGGGATACTTCCACAGACATATCTGAAAAACCATCCTTTCTTCATCAAG gaggaagaagtacTACGTATTTTTCCCACAATGCCATTAACCAGTCTGTAGTAAGTGCCTGGCTAAGCAACGATCCCACCAAAGACCGCATGGAAATCACCAACTTAATTCCAAATCAGACTTTGTCCGTGAACAGTTTAGATGTTTTAGGACCATGCCTAGTGTATGGTACTGATGCAGAAGCTATTTACGTGAACAGACAACTCTTCGCATGA